One genomic segment of Rhizorhabdus phycosphaerae includes these proteins:
- a CDS encoding alkaline phosphatase family protein has product MRRFLPWLGLIAAAVLPAGAGAAPLLLISIDGLRPGDVAEADARGLKIPALRKLAAEGARASGVVGVLPSLTYPSHTTLITGTSPARHGISNNLTFDPKGINQTGWYWYAEDIRVPTLWDAAHKAGLKTLNVHWPVSVGAPVDANIPQIWRTGHDDDRKLLRALATPGLIDGSAGAIAAFPQGIDESVDADAARSAAAATLIARLKPGFTTVYLAGLDHVEHEHGPDSAEARAALERIDGMIAQLAAAAVAADPDAVVALVSDHGFLPVSTDVNLFAPFLQAGLITIEGGKVKSWQAMPWLAGGGAGVVLARRDDPALRDKVAKLLAGLKADPRTGIADILDRATIARRGGAQEADFWISFRPGFETGRDPTAPLTAPSVTKGMHGYDPAYPEMRSTLILWGKALPWKGDLGEVDMRAIAPTLAKLMGGALPTAELPPIR; this is encoded by the coding sequence ATGCGGCGGTTCCTGCCCTGGCTGGGCCTGATCGCGGCGGCCGTTCTGCCCGCCGGGGCAGGGGCCGCCCCGCTTCTCCTGATCTCGATCGACGGACTGCGGCCCGGTGACGTCGCCGAGGCCGATGCGCGGGGGCTGAAGATCCCGGCGCTCCGCAAGCTCGCCGCCGAAGGCGCGCGGGCGAGCGGGGTGGTCGGGGTCCTGCCGAGCCTGACCTATCCCAGCCATACGACCCTGATCACCGGGACGAGCCCGGCGCGCCATGGCATCTCCAACAATCTGACCTTCGATCCCAAGGGCATCAACCAGACCGGCTGGTACTGGTATGCCGAGGATATTCGCGTGCCGACCCTGTGGGATGCCGCGCACAAGGCAGGACTGAAGACGCTCAACGTCCACTGGCCCGTCAGCGTCGGCGCGCCGGTCGACGCCAATATCCCGCAGATCTGGCGGACCGGCCATGACGACGACCGCAAGCTCCTGCGTGCGCTTGCCACGCCGGGTCTGATCGACGGCTCGGCCGGCGCGATCGCTGCTTTTCCGCAAGGGATCGACGAAAGCGTCGATGCCGACGCGGCCCGCAGCGCGGCCGCCGCAACGCTGATCGCTCGGCTCAAGCCGGGATTCACGACCGTCTATCTGGCGGGCCTCGACCATGTCGAACATGAACATGGTCCCGACAGCGCCGAGGCGCGTGCCGCGCTCGAACGGATCGACGGCATGATCGCGCAGCTGGCGGCCGCGGCGGTCGCGGCCGATCCCGACGCTGTCGTCGCGCTCGTCTCCGACCACGGCTTCCTGCCCGTCTCGACCGACGTCAACCTGTTTGCGCCCTTTCTCCAGGCCGGACTGATCACGATCGAGGGCGGCAAGGTGAAGAGCTGGCAAGCCATGCCCTGGCTTGCCGGAGGTGGGGCCGGCGTCGTGCTAGCGCGCCGCGACGATCCGGCATTGCGCGACAAGGTGGCGAAGCTCCTCGCGGGGCTGAAGGCCGATCCGCGCACCGGCATCGCCGATATCCTCGACCGCGCGACCATCGCCCGCCGGGGCGGTGCGCAGGAGGCCGATTTCTGGATCAGCTTCCGTCCGGGATTCGAAACCGGCCGCGACCCGACCGCGCCGCTGACCGCGCCTTCGGTCACCAAGGGCATGCACGGCTATGATCCCGCCTATCCCGAAATGCGCTCGACGCTCATTCTGTGGGGCAAGGCGCTGCCGTGGAAGGGCGATCTCGGCGAGGTTGACATGCGCGCGATCGCACCGACGCTGGCAAAGCTGATGGGCGGCGCCCTGCCGACCGCCGAGCTGCCGCCGATCCGCTGA
- a CDS encoding YdcH family protein, with the protein MTMSDRLQQHHQLLDDHILRETKRRFPDGDRLARLKRARLRVKDRLYFGPPR; encoded by the coding sequence ATGACGATGTCCGACCGTCTTCAGCAGCACCACCAGCTTCTGGACGACCATATCCTTCGCGAAACGAAGCGACGCTTCCCCGATGGTGACCGGCTTGCGCGGCTTAAGCGCGCGCGGTTGCGGGTGAAAGACCGGCTCTATTTTGGGCCGCCCCGCTAG
- a CDS encoding superoxide dismutase produces MSIDRRTLMAAGLMAGAAATMPLAAEAPAPAFVPQPLPFGPAGIAGLSAKLLTSHHDNNYVGAVKRLGAIRQDLAALDMATAPGFLLNGLKREELIAWNSMILHELYFAGLGRGNRPGVALSAAIERDFGSHARWSAEFAAMGKALSGGSGWVLLTWSSRDSRLVNQWAADHSMTLAGGTPLLALDMYEHAYAIDYGAKAAAYVDAFMAATDWTNADRLFAQAVGGVRD; encoded by the coding sequence ATGTCGATCGATCGCAGGACCCTGATGGCCGCCGGGCTGATGGCCGGTGCCGCCGCAACGATGCCGTTGGCCGCCGAGGCCCCGGCTCCCGCTTTCGTCCCGCAGCCCCTGCCTTTCGGCCCGGCGGGCATCGCGGGCCTGTCCGCCAAGCTGCTGACCAGCCATCACGACAATAATTATGTCGGCGCCGTGAAGCGGCTCGGCGCGATCCGCCAGGATCTTGCCGCGCTCGACATGGCGACCGCGCCGGGCTTCCTGCTGAACGGGTTGAAGCGCGAGGAACTGATCGCGTGGAACTCGATGATCCTGCACGAACTTTATTTCGCCGGGCTCGGTCGAGGCAACCGCCCCGGCGTCGCGCTGTCCGCCGCGATCGAGCGCGACTTCGGCAGCCACGCCCGCTGGTCGGCCGAGTTCGCCGCGATGGGAAAGGCGCTGAGCGGCGGATCGGGCTGGGTGCTACTGACCTGGAGCAGCCGCGACAGCCGCCTCGTCAACCAATGGGCGGCCGATCACAGCATGACGCTGGCGGGCGGCACCCCGCTGCTGGCGCTGGACATGTACGAACATGCCTATGCGATCGACTATGGTGCGAAAGCCGCCGCCTATGTCGACGCCTTCATGGCCGCGACCGACTGGACCAACGCCGACCGCCTGTTCGCACAGGCGGTAGGGGGGGTGAGAGACTGA
- a CDS encoding FAD-dependent oxidoreductase — protein MTLLAAAQADFPLHMPVIVAGGGACGLVAALAAHDAGAEVVVIERDPVPRGSTSMSLGAVCASGTADQRRLGVDDDAERFAADVMEKTRGTADLALARTVGQLSGEAVDWLREAHGVELSLDPNWPPAFGHSRMRMHVSPGRSGTDLMDRLLAACDRAGIPIVTSATLESLFVEGKRVTGVRYARPDGSREDIGCGALILATCGFGGNHAMIAKHIPAMREARYFGWEGNQGDGILLGEAMGAALADMDAYQGLGLLAEPAGIDLNPRFLIEGGVQVNRLGQRFSNELDDVSGQGARVIAQPGSMAWVIYDERIHRSCFDLPQYVALREVGGVQSADTLDALASRAGIDPAGLAETLAAIPHGEADAWGRRFDTPPLAPPFHAVRVSGALFHTQGGLAIDTGGRVLDEEGNPFPNLLAGGGAARGISGRGPSGYLPGAGLSSAIALGLACGRTAATLA, from the coding sequence ATGACGTTGCTCGCCGCCGCCCAGGCCGATTTCCCGCTCCACATGCCCGTGATCGTCGCGGGCGGCGGCGCCTGCGGGCTGGTCGCAGCACTCGCCGCGCATGATGCGGGGGCCGAGGTGGTGGTGATCGAGCGCGACCCGGTCCCGCGCGGCAGCACCAGCATGTCGCTCGGCGCCGTCTGCGCGTCGGGAACCGCAGACCAGCGGCGGCTGGGGGTCGACGATGATGCCGAGCGCTTCGCCGCCGACGTGATGGAAAAGACGCGCGGCACCGCCGATCTCGCGCTCGCCCGCACTGTGGGGCAGCTCTCGGGCGAGGCGGTCGACTGGCTGCGTGAGGCGCACGGCGTCGAACTGTCGCTCGATCCCAACTGGCCCCCCGCCTTCGGGCACAGCCGGATGCGGATGCACGTCTCTCCGGGTCGCAGCGGCACCGACCTGATGGACCGGCTGCTCGCGGCCTGCGACCGCGCCGGCATCCCGATCGTCACCAGCGCGACGCTCGAATCGCTGTTCGTCGAGGGCAAGCGCGTGACCGGCGTGCGCTATGCGCGGCCCGATGGCAGCCGCGAGGATATCGGCTGCGGCGCCCTGATCCTCGCCACCTGCGGTTTCGGCGGCAACCATGCGATGATCGCAAAGCACATCCCGGCGATGCGCGAGGCCCGCTATTTCGGCTGGGAAGGCAATCAGGGCGACGGCATCCTGCTGGGCGAAGCGATGGGCGCGGCGCTGGCCGACATGGATGCCTATCAGGGGCTGGGACTGCTCGCCGAACCCGCCGGAATCGACCTCAACCCCCGCTTCCTGATCGAAGGCGGGGTACAGGTGAACCGGCTCGGCCAGCGTTTCTCGAACGAGCTCGACGACGTATCGGGCCAGGGCGCGCGCGTGATCGCCCAGCCGGGCAGTATGGCGTGGGTAATCTATGACGAGCGCATCCACCGCTCCTGCTTCGACCTGCCCCAATATGTCGCGCTGCGCGAGGTGGGCGGGGTGCAGAGCGCCGACACGCTCGACGCGCTCGCGTCCCGCGCTGGCATCGATCCGGCCGGGCTGGCCGAAACGCTTGCCGCGATCCCGCACGGCGAGGCCGATGCCTGGGGCCGCCGCTTCGACACGCCGCCGCTCGCGCCGCCCTTCCACGCGGTCCGCGTCTCGGGCGCGCTGTTCCACACCCAGGGCGGCCTCGCCATCGACACCGGCGGCCGGGTGCTGGACGAGGAAGGAAACCCCTTCCCCAACCTCCTCGCCGGCGGCGGCGCGGCGCGGGGCATCAGCGGCCGGGGGCCTTCGGGGTATCTGCCCGGCGCCGGCCTGAGCAGCGCGATCGCCCTCGGCCTCGCCTGCGGCCGCACCGCCGCGACGCTCGCCTAA
- a CDS encoding EthD domain-containing protein, translating to MAYKMVTLLRKRDDLSLEQFRRDYEGRHALLGRRVLQGRAIRYERRYIEPFAPDASGTADHHVLLEVWYADKAACEAAMAWLTSDAVAREIAEDEELIFDRSATRFYVVAEEVETPGIANPV from the coding sequence ATGGCGTATAAGATGGTGACCCTGCTGCGGAAGCGGGACGATCTCAGCCTGGAGCAGTTCCGGCGCGACTATGAGGGACGCCATGCGCTGCTCGGCCGGCGCGTGCTGCAGGGCCGCGCAATCCGCTATGAGCGGCGCTATATCGAGCCGTTCGCGCCCGACGCAAGCGGGACCGCCGACCATCATGTGCTGTTGGAGGTCTGGTATGCCGACAAGGCCGCCTGCGAGGCGGCGATGGCCTGGCTGACCAGCGACGCGGTCGCCCGCGAGATCGCCGAGGACGAGGAACTGATCTTCGACCGCTCGGCGACGCGCTTCTATGTGGTGGCGGAGGAGGTCGAAACGCCGGGCATCGCCAATCCGGTCTGA
- a CDS encoding MmgE/PrpD family protein, translated as MDASSLIARHATNLRWSGIDSAARAAAATFLHDTLCVGLAGVRAPFADNVLLAVKAGNGGAQGRCGILGRDDALPPADAAFVNAFQIHCQEYDCVHEPAVVHPLATMVAALLAELDRGPARSGEQLLTALVAGVDVAAGLGLAATTPLRFFRPATAGIFGSVAALASLRGEDEATARNAIGYALAFAAGTMQAHVEGKPTLPLQIAQAARSAIMAIDLASAGLPGPLDSIEGPFGYLTLFEAGHDVSRLHRALSEGHRITEVSWKPFPTGRAAHGAIVATQMLMREQGLTADQLDRLVYRAPPLIGRLVGRPPVEDMSPAYARLCFAWLGAVVIERGTVALEDFGAERLGDPALLSLAGRISVETDDNPDPAAFAPATATAYLRDGRVLTVGVDRQFGSPGWPLSREQHLDKARGCLAFAGMEQIHDDLAALFDRLAGEADAGAAINAVLRRPRH; from the coding sequence ATGGATGCATCGTCGCTTATCGCCCGCCACGCCACGAACCTCCGCTGGTCGGGGATCGATAGCGCCGCGCGCGCCGCAGCGGCAACTTTTCTGCACGATACGCTGTGTGTCGGGCTGGCGGGTGTGCGGGCCCCCTTCGCCGACAACGTGCTGCTTGCGGTCAAGGCCGGCAATGGCGGCGCGCAGGGGCGGTGCGGCATATTGGGGCGCGACGACGCGCTTCCCCCCGCGGACGCGGCCTTCGTGAACGCCTTCCAGATCCATTGCCAGGAATATGACTGCGTCCACGAGCCTGCTGTGGTCCATCCGCTGGCGACCATGGTCGCGGCTCTGCTGGCCGAACTCGACCGCGGACCTGCGCGCAGCGGCGAGCAACTGCTGACCGCACTGGTCGCAGGGGTCGACGTGGCCGCCGGCCTCGGCCTTGCCGCCACGACCCCGCTGCGCTTCTTCCGGCCCGCGACCGCCGGCATCTTCGGTTCGGTCGCAGCACTCGCCAGCCTGCGTGGCGAAGATGAGGCGACCGCGCGCAACGCAATCGGCTATGCGCTCGCCTTCGCTGCCGGCACGATGCAGGCGCATGTCGAGGGCAAGCCGACGCTGCCGCTGCAGATCGCCCAGGCTGCCCGTTCCGCGATCATGGCGATCGACCTGGCCTCGGCTGGTTTGCCCGGACCGCTCGATTCGATCGAGGGACCGTTCGGCTATCTGACGCTGTTCGAGGCGGGCCATGACGTCTCGCGCCTGCACCGCGCGCTGAGCGAGGGGCATCGCATAACCGAGGTCAGCTGGAAGCCCTTCCCGACCGGTCGCGCCGCCCATGGCGCAATCGTCGCCACGCAGATGCTGATGCGCGAGCAGGGGCTGACCGCCGACCAGCTCGACCGCCTCGTCTATCGCGCACCGCCGCTGATCGGCCGGCTGGTCGGCCGGCCGCCGGTCGAGGATATGAGCCCGGCCTATGCGCGGCTCTGCTTCGCCTGGCTCGGGGCGGTCGTGATCGAGCGCGGTACGGTGGCGCTCGAGGATTTCGGCGCCGAACGTCTCGGCGATCCGGCGCTGCTGTCGCTGGCGGGGCGTATCTCGGTCGAGACCGACGACAATCCCGATCCCGCCGCCTTCGCCCCCGCCACGGCGACCGCATATCTCCGCGACGGCCGCGTTCTGACGGTTGGCGTCGATCGGCAGTTCGGCTCGCCCGGCTGGCCGCTGAGCCGGGAGCAGCATCTCGACAAGGCGCGCGGCTGCCTCGCCTTTGCCGGGATGGAGCAGATTCACGACGATCTCGCGGCGCTGTTCGACCGGCTGGCCGGGGAGGCCGATGCCGGGGCGGCGATCAATGCGGTTCTTCGCCGCCCGAGACATTGA
- a CDS encoding REDY-like protein HapK gives MRLIVLVTLKDGVSHEEYQAWAKSTDLPTVRALPSIAGFDLFRATGVLGGGKAPYDYVEIIDIGDMDAFGSDVVRPEMQAIAAQFAAFADTVFITTEPVA, from the coding sequence ATGCGCCTGATCGTGCTCGTCACGCTGAAGGATGGCGTCAGCCATGAGGAGTATCAGGCCTGGGCGAAGAGCACCGACCTGCCGACTGTCCGCGCCCTGCCGTCGATCGCCGGCTTCGATCTGTTCCGCGCCACAGGGGTGCTGGGCGGCGGCAAGGCGCCCTATGACTATGTCGAGATCATCGACATAGGCGATATGGACGCCTTCGGCAGCGACGTCGTCCGCCCGGAGATGCAGGCGATCGCCGCCCAGTTCGCGGCCTTCGCGGATACCGTCTTCATCACCACCGAGCCGGTCGCATGA
- a CDS encoding SDR family NAD(P)-dependent oxidoreductase, translated as MSRPLQGRTAVVTGAGRLGGLGAAIARRLAADGAAVVISDLGRPVDAATPGAMIGASDEMEAVAEAIRADGGSVSTCVCDVRSWDDVSALADHAVSTHGSLDIWVNNAGIGYIMNPLLDVSPDDWQAVIGVNLTGSFYGIKAAAQKMIEAGRGGRIINIASQAAKSGFPFAQAYCSSKHGLVGLVRSAAIELGKHGITVNNVCPNHVTTGLGAWQNSYFAEKSGLSVEDYLAQMAARIPMGRPGLPEDTANAVAFLASDQAHYITAESLNVSGGEEPH; from the coding sequence ATGAGCAGGCCGCTGCAGGGGCGCACCGCCGTCGTCACCGGGGCGGGCCGCCTCGGCGGTCTCGGCGCGGCGATCGCCCGTCGGCTGGCCGCCGACGGCGCCGCGGTGGTCATCTCCGACCTTGGCCGTCCCGTCGACGCTGCGACACCCGGCGCGATGATCGGCGCGAGCGACGAAATGGAGGCGGTGGCCGAAGCGATTCGCGCCGACGGCGGCTCGGTGTCGACCTGCGTGTGCGACGTCCGGAGCTGGGACGACGTCTCCGCGCTGGCCGACCATGCCGTATCGACCCACGGGTCGCTCGACATCTGGGTCAATAATGCCGGCATTGGCTATATCATGAACCCGCTGCTCGACGTCTCGCCCGACGACTGGCAGGCGGTGATCGGGGTCAACCTGACCGGCAGCTTCTACGGCATCAAGGCGGCGGCGCAGAAGATGATCGAGGCCGGCCGCGGCGGACGAATCATCAACATCGCCAGCCAGGCGGCCAAGTCGGGCTTTCCCTTCGCGCAGGCCTATTGCTCGTCCAAACATGGGCTTGTCGGGCTCGTCCGCTCGGCCGCGATCGAACTGGGCAAGCACGGCATCACGGTCAACAATGTCTGCCCCAACCATGTGACGACCGGCCTCGGCGCCTGGCAGAACAGCTATTTCGCCGAGAAGTCAGGCCTGTCGGTCGAGGACTATCTGGCGCAGATGGCGGCCCGCATTCCGATGGGGCGCCCCGGCCTGCCCGAGGACACGGCCAATGCGGTCGCCTTCCTCGCCTCGGACCAGGCGCATTACATCACGGCTGAAAGCCTCAATGTCTCGGGCGGCGAAGAACCGCATTGA
- a CDS encoding class I SAM-dependent methyltransferase, with amino-acid sequence MVLQLKHALRPQQAAEDVARGRFVSGLRSFILNDLAQDMRQAYDQRVAPAFEKAHGRPPESSAEVHKAMRADPAFKVYSACRVRAQSMVWDAVAPVVQRERAKLEAAANDSGAAAAVKLAPDMELPRNVTGLDVHLMPGGYAGDADFPMAAGAVYDQGLAIFSMGLMGQNLDDIGLSMSTYVRNAFPDFKPARILDVGCTIGHNSLPWKQAYPDAEVHAVDVAAPGLLYGATRAKLQGLDVAFHQMNAEALDFPDESFDLVFSSMFLHELSAKTRRAFFREARRLLRPGGLLLNMELPPNSQMGAFEGFYLDWDCYYNEEPFYKGFRDEDPRALCRDGGFADEDYVQFVTPSLGIYGADAIATAAATDPLAVNSETTGRLAEGVNWFGFGAWKR; translated from the coding sequence ATGGTATTGCAACTCAAGCATGCGCTGCGCCCACAGCAGGCCGCCGAGGACGTGGCACGGGGCCGCTTCGTGTCGGGCCTGCGGTCCTTCATCCTGAACGACCTCGCCCAGGACATGCGCCAGGCCTATGACCAGCGTGTCGCTCCCGCTTTTGAGAAGGCGCATGGGCGTCCGCCCGAGAGCAGTGCGGAGGTCCACAAGGCGATGCGCGCCGACCCCGCCTTCAAGGTCTACAGCGCCTGCCGCGTTCGGGCCCAGTCGATGGTGTGGGATGCGGTGGCGCCGGTGGTCCAGCGCGAGCGCGCCAAGCTGGAGGCTGCCGCGAACGACAGCGGCGCCGCCGCTGCGGTCAAACTGGCGCCCGACATGGAACTGCCCCGCAACGTGACCGGCCTCGACGTCCATCTGATGCCGGGCGGCTATGCCGGTGACGCCGACTTTCCGATGGCGGCCGGCGCCGTCTACGATCAGGGCCTGGCTATCTTCTCCATGGGACTGATGGGCCAGAATCTCGACGATATCGGCCTGTCGATGTCGACCTATGTCCGCAACGCCTTTCCCGATTTCAAGCCGGCCCGCATTCTCGACGTCGGCTGCACCATCGGCCACAACAGCCTGCCCTGGAAACAGGCCTATCCCGACGCCGAGGTCCACGCCGTCGACGTCGCCGCGCCGGGTCTCCTCTATGGCGCCACGCGGGCGAAGCTGCAGGGCCTCGACGTCGCCTTCCACCAGATGAACGCCGAGGCGCTCGACTTCCCTGACGAGAGCTTCGACCTCGTCTTCTCGTCGATGTTCCTCCACGAATTGTCGGCCAAGACGCGGCGCGCCTTCTTCCGCGAGGCACGCCGCCTGCTGCGTCCGGGCGGGCTGCTGCTCAACATGGAATTGCCGCCGAACAGCCAGATGGGTGCCTTCGAGGGATTCTATCTCGACTGGGACTGCTATTATAATGAGGAGCCCTTCTACAAAGGCTTCCGCGACGAGGACCCGCGCGCGCTGTGCCGCGACGGCGGCTTCGCCGACGAGGATTATGTCCAGTTCGTCACCCCCAGCCTGGGCATCTACGGCGCTGATGCGATCGCTACGGCGGCGGCCACCGATCCGCTGGCGGTGAACAGCGAGACCACCGGCCGTCTGGCCGAGGGCGTCAACTGGTTCGGATTTGGAGCATGGAAGCGATAA
- a CDS encoding LysR family transcriptional regulator — MHDIELIQLRRFVTLVEEGTFIDAAQKLNVTQQALSSSIARMEESAGVRFLDRKRGGRPSLTVFGRLLLARARTQLALAERMASEIELLRDARGGSVTIGIGETMTGRHVATAIRRYHRQQPDVQIRLVEGYTEMMIEKLMLGEVDFVCGGPSHDPAHADLLDFRHLFEIRDVLAVRKNHPLAGARELALRDLQDFTWMMPAFRGDIYEAIQVAHMRAKLPPPKRIIRSDAVTIGSWLCIDDDYIITVSPDMVGTLIEFGALVTLDLTETTILRHACLITRRDVKLSPAAARLTEEITFEAERAYGSPAELGTPAFP, encoded by the coding sequence ATGCATGACATCGAGCTCATCCAGTTGCGGCGTTTCGTCACGCTGGTCGAGGAAGGCACGTTCATCGATGCCGCGCAGAAGCTGAATGTCACGCAGCAGGCGCTGAGCAGTTCGATCGCGCGCATGGAGGAATCGGCGGGGGTTCGCTTCCTCGATCGCAAGCGCGGCGGACGGCCGAGCCTCACCGTCTTCGGGCGGCTATTGCTGGCCAGGGCCCGCACGCAGCTGGCGCTGGCCGAACGCATGGCGAGCGAGATCGAGCTTCTGCGCGACGCGCGCGGGGGATCGGTGACGATCGGCATCGGCGAGACGATGACCGGGCGCCACGTGGCGACAGCGATTCGGCGCTATCATCGCCAGCAGCCGGACGTACAAATCCGCCTTGTTGAAGGCTACACCGAGATGATGATCGAGAAGCTCATGCTGGGCGAGGTCGATTTCGTCTGTGGCGGCCCCAGCCATGACCCGGCCCATGCCGATCTGCTCGACTTTCGCCATCTCTTCGAGATCCGCGACGTGCTTGCGGTCCGAAAGAATCACCCGCTGGCCGGCGCCCGCGAACTGGCGCTGCGCGATCTTCAGGATTTCACCTGGATGATGCCGGCCTTTCGCGGCGACATCTACGAAGCCATCCAGGTCGCGCACATGCGCGCCAAATTGCCGCCGCCCAAGCGCATCATCCGCAGCGATGCCGTCACCATCGGCTCGTGGCTCTGCATCGACGACGACTATATCATCACCGTCTCGCCCGACATGGTGGGGACGCTGATCGAGTTCGGCGCGCTCGTGACGCTCGATTTGACCGAGACCACGATCTTGCGCCACGCCTGCCTGATCACGCGCCGCGACGTGAAGCTGAGCCCCGCGGCCGCGCGGCTGACAGAAGAAATCACGTTCGAGGCGGAGCGGGCCTATGGCAGCCCCGCCGAACTCGGCACCCCCGCCTTTCCCTGA